A portion of the Marinitoga litoralis genome contains these proteins:
- a CDS encoding BMP family lipoprotein yields the protein MKKAVLLVLLLALVVSSFAFKVIMVTDVGGLGDKSFNDGAWNGVLMAKEKYGIDAQVIQSKEQSDYVDNLSNAAKEADVVIAVGFMMSNALFDVAPQYPSTKFIGIDIAPPEGGNVPKNVQLYLFKEQESAFFVGYLAAAMTKTGKVGFIGGIAIPPVERFRYGYVAGVKTYNAIYGENVEIVVGYTESFVDAAKGKSMALAQFAEGADIIFAAAGACGNGVIDAAKEKSLSVYNVSADADLAKVIDAYYEKGEGYFAIGVDSDQDYMAPGYVLASALKRVDNASYYGVRDAYRNRFKGGLEVLGALEDGVSLSPMKYTKGLVPARILAEIEYLNYAIKTGLLVVPDNENDLNNFTVDVEFPF from the coding sequence ATGAAGAAAGCTGTACTTTTAGTATTATTATTAGCATTAGTAGTTTCATCATTTGCTTTCAAAGTTATAATGGTAACAGACGTAGGGGGTCTTGGCGACAAGTCATTTAATGATGGCGCATGGAACGGAGTTTTAATGGCAAAAGAAAAATACGGTATTGATGCACAAGTTATTCAATCAAAAGAACAAAGTGACTATGTTGATAACTTATCAAATGCTGCTAAAGAAGCTGACGTTGTTATTGCTGTTGGATTTATGATGAGTAATGCATTATTTGATGTTGCTCCTCAATATCCAAGTACAAAATTCATTGGTATTGATATTGCTCCTCCAGAAGGCGGAAATGTACCTAAGAATGTACAATTATACTTATTCAAAGAACAAGAATCAGCATTCTTTGTTGGTTACTTAGCTGCAGCTATGACAAAAACTGGAAAAGTTGGATTCATCGGTGGTATCGCAATTCCTCCAGTTGAAAGATTCAGATATGGTTATGTAGCTGGTGTAAAAACATACAATGCTATTTACGGAGAAAATGTAGAAATCGTTGTTGGTTATACAGAATCATTTGTAGACGCAGCAAAAGGTAAATCAATGGCATTAGCACAATTTGCAGAAGGTGCAGATATTATCTTCGCAGCTGCTGGTGCATGTGGAAATGGTGTTATTGATGCTGCTAAAGAAAAATCATTAAGCGTATATAATGTTTCAGCAGATGCTGATTTAGCAAAAGTTATCGATGCATATTATGAAAAAGGCGAAGGATACTTTGCAATCGGTGTTGACTCAGATCAAGATTACATGGCTCCTGGTTATGTATTAGCAAGTGCATTAAAAAGAGTTGACAATGCATCATATTACGGTGTAAGAGATGCTTACAGAAACAGATTTAAAGGCGGATTAGAAGTATTAGGTGCTTTAGAAGATGGTGTTAGTTTATCACCAATGAAATATACAAAAGGATTAGTACCTGCAAGAATCTTAGCTGAAATAGAATACTTAAATTATGCTATAAAAACAGGATTATTAGTTGTTCCTGATAATGAAAATGATTTAAACAACTTTACAGTTGATGTTGAATTTCCATTCTAA